GATCCGTTTGATGACCACGTAGGCAAAGCCAACCAGTCCGAGCCCGATGAGCCACCAGAGCCGCCGTCGCCAGCGCGGCGACACGGCCTGCGGTGCGACCAGTTCGACAGTCACGAGAAACCCGATCAGCGAGACGACGAAAAACAGCTCCAACGTCAGCGCATCCAGGAGGGTCAACACGAGGATGGTACCAAGCACCCACATGAGATGCCCGTAAATGAACTGTTGGCGCTGTCGGGTCGCCATGGTACGGCGTTCTCCTCGGCAGACAGTCAAAGTTCCGACCGACAGCTGCTGACTGAGCCATGGGTAGCGGCTAACCTAGCAGTTCGGTTCAGTCGTCGCTAGGCTGTCTCGAATCCGCCGACTCCTCGTCGGGCGTTCGCGTTCGGTCGCCGCTCGGGAGCAACGAGACCGGTGACGCCGTCAGATACGGCACCGTTGCGACGAGGGCACCGAACAGGGCGAGTGAGACGCCGCCGAGGAATATCGCTGCGAGGATAGCTGGCGGCGTCCGCGCGGAGAGGCGGAAGCCGAAGAAGACGAGCCAGCCAGCCCGCTCCAGCAACTGTAACGCGACGACCGAGAGGCCGAGAGCGAGCGCCGTCGCTGGGATCGCGATACGAGCGATGTCGGCCAGAATCGTCCGCAGGACCCGCCACTGCGTCGCGCCGGTCGAGCGATGGATGCCGATGGCCTGCCGACGCGCGTGGACCCCCTGGGCGAACGTCGCCGTGGTACTGCCGACGGTACTCAGCGCCGAGAGGACGACGAGGACGCCGAGGATCAGCTGGACGTTCCCGAACACGCCCTCGACGGAGCGTTCGATGGGCGTTCCGGACGCGTACGACCCGCTACTTGCCACGGCAGACGCCAGCCGACGATCCCCGGTCACCTCGTACTCCGCCGTGGTGAGGGTGGTCCCGTTGGCCGTCACTCGGTAGGTGTAGGTTCCAGGCTGACTTCGTCCGCCGTCCGGGGAGAACCGCGTCTGTGTGACGTTTCCGGGCGGCATGTAGACGGTCCGGTTCCGGGAGGCACCGGGGCCGATGACACCGACATTGCGTGTGATCGGCTCCTGCCAGGGGTTTGCGAGCCTGATCCTGAGGGTTGGCGTCGTCAGGACCGAGCCCGAAGACGGCGATATCGACAACTCCCCGTACAGTTCCCGCTCGGTACCACGGACGATCTGGATATCGTGTGTCGCCATCTGGTCGCCCGAACGAGCTGTTATCGTGTAGTTCCCCGGCTCGCGTGGCAGGGGAACGACGGCGACACCACTCGATCCAGTTCTGAGCGACGGCCCGTTCACCGTGACGGTGGCGTTCGAAACGCGGTCCCCCGTTTTGGTGACGACAGGAACTGAGAGACCCGATCCGGGCGGGGCCTGTGACGGCAACTGGCTCGGAATCTCGATAGCGTTCGGCGAGACGACGGTCACGGAATGGGTGTACTCCCCGGCAGTGGCGTTTGCAGTCCCCAGTTCTGTCGTGGTAAAGGAGACGGACTCGGTCCGCTCCTGTCCCGGCGGGACGGCGACCGTCGTCGTTCGCTGTTCGCCCCGATATCGGACTGTGACCTCCCGGTCAGCCCGCTCGGTACCGACGTTTCGCACGGCGACTGAGAGGTTGACTGTGTCGCCTTTCGTGACGCGTTTCGGACCCGATAACCCCGTCACGACAGCGCCTGACCGGTTGGCAGCGACGCCGTCGGCGCCGTCAATCTCCGAAACGGACCCTTTCACGCGGATCATGTGGACCTCCCCTGGTCCGGTCGCCAAGTCGGCCGCGGAGTCGAGCGGCAGAATGAGCAGGTCATCGAGCGTTCTGGGGGCGTCGTACCGCCCGACGATAGTGACCCGTCGAACCCCGGGCTTGACGCTCCCACTGACAGTCAGTTCGTCACCGACCTCGACATCGAGCGTCCGCGCGAGGTCGCTCCCGATGACGGCCTCGTCGTACCGCTGCGGTCGCTTTCCGTCGACCAACGTGGCCCCGGTGACGTTCGCGAACGCGTCGTACT
The genomic region above belongs to Haloarcula hispanica ATCC 33960 and contains:
- a CDS encoding FtsX-like permease family protein gives rise to the protein MGYRNALLFRWSRRDRLTVVVVAVTAAFLIGTVLLLFTAVTYSETFAEPLANSGTVTYHDAENGPPETGGDVTVLPTATATTSGTDVRLVGIPPDTPRVLIEGSAQWQEGRLPTIPDGVDGRGPVSQQRTRTVSGSDGTVSLTVVPQERGTTFLSNQWYATNASTAQQVGVTGYFVIDHSPSGTGLGSLPSEGAPLVSALLYVLGGLEQVLWALGIAAAAGGLLVLIVVYNVTRMSVRDRLDAIRVIRSTGAPGWRVGLLFTLRAGLLVTTGVVLGYAVGLILIKALVNVAIYVGLPIALDVTVTGQSATVVGGVAGVFVLMGLAAGALAAYPAATRPPAALGSRHARSGQSEQSTLGRIRNWVAPTFLSWRSVVPTAATLTVFGITFLLVVSLAGLASPLGGGGGGSGTITEAGAPHPLNSRLDAEYAAALRADGTPASPEIIYAQVSDGQPYMAHGAEYDAFANVTGATLVDGKRPQRYDEAVIGSDLARTLDVEVGDELTVSGSVKPGVRRVTIVGRYDAPRTLDDLLILPLDSAADLATGPGEVHMIRVKGSVSEIDGADGVAANRSGAVVTGLSGPKRVTKGDTVNLSVAVRNVGTERADREVTVRYRGEQRTTTVAVPPGQERTESVSFTTTELGTANATAGEYTHSVTVVSPNAIEIPSQLPSQAPPGSGLSVPVVTKTGDRVSNATVTVNGPSLRTGSSGVAVVPLPREPGNYTITARSGDQMATHDIQIVRGTERELYGELSISPSSGSVLTTPTLRIRLANPWQEPITRNVGVIGPGASRNRTVYMPPGNVTQTRFSPDGGRSQPGTYTYRVTANGTTLTTAEYEVTGDRRLASAVASSGSYASGTPIERSVEGVFGNVQLILGVLVVLSALSTVGSTTATFAQGVHARRQAIGIHRSTGATQWRVLRTILADIARIAIPATALALGLSVVALQLLERAGWLVFFGFRLSARTPPAILAAIFLGGVSLALFGALVATVPYLTASPVSLLPSGDRTRTPDEESADSRQPSDD